A section of the Leptotrichia buccalis C-1013-b genome encodes:
- a CDS encoding Lsa family ABC-F type ribosomal protection protein has translation MSTIKVENLTFSYYGYVKPVFENVSFSFDTSWKTGLIGRNGIGKSTLFKLLLNQETYQGKISKSTDFIKFPPNITDTSKSGIELFKELTSSEEEWRLFRELNLLNVDENLIHRKFETLSKGEQAKILLAILFTNENGFLLIDEPTNHLDMDGRKIVSKYLKNKKGFLLISHDRDFLDGCINHIISINRNTIDVQSGNFTSWYENKMIKDQFEISQNERLKKDIKRLKKAAKQSKIWSDKIENTKNGVKVSGVKPDKGHIGHQSAKMMKKSKNLENRYIKAIKEKQNLLKDIEVKENLLLHSLHHHKETLISVNNLSLYYGEKQILSGVNFEIKQGDIAAIYGCNGCGKSTLIKILLGINHNYTGEVKLASNLKLSYIPQDTSDLIGNLNEYIQKQDIDETLFKTILRKLDFSIELFEMDMKNYSNGQKKKVLIAASLSKPAHLFIWDEPINYIDVISRIQIEEIIKKSTLTLILVEHDKRFVEDVANKIIQL, from the coding sequence ATGTCAACAATTAAAGTTGAAAACCTTACATTTTCATATTATGGATATGTAAAACCTGTTTTTGAAAATGTATCATTTTCTTTTGATACTAGCTGGAAAACAGGGTTAATAGGTAGGAATGGAATTGGAAAGTCAACTCTATTTAAACTGCTTTTAAATCAGGAAACTTATCAGGGTAAAATCAGTAAAAGTACAGACTTTATTAAATTCCCGCCAAATATAACTGATACTTCAAAATCAGGTATAGAATTATTTAAAGAACTGACATCAAGTGAGGAAGAGTGGAGATTATTTAGAGAACTTAATTTGTTAAATGTAGACGAAAATCTTATTCACAGAAAATTTGAAACCCTGTCTAAGGGAGAACAGGCAAAAATCCTTTTAGCTATTTTATTTACAAACGAAAACGGATTTTTACTTATTGACGAACCAACGAATCATTTAGATATGGATGGGAGAAAAATTGTAAGCAAATATCTGAAAAATAAAAAGGGATTTTTACTTATATCCCATGATAGAGATTTTTTAGATGGATGTATCAATCATATTATTTCTATTAACAGAAATACTATTGATGTTCAATCGGGAAATTTTACATCATGGTATGAAAATAAAATGATCAAAGATCAGTTTGAAATTAGTCAAAACGAGAGATTAAAAAAGGATATTAAGCGATTAAAGAAAGCTGCAAAACAAAGTAAAATCTGGTCAGATAAAATTGAAAATACAAAAAATGGAGTAAAAGTATCTGGTGTAAAACCAGACAAAGGGCATATCGGTCATCAGTCTGCTAAGATGATGAAAAAATCAAAGAATTTGGAAAACAGATACATCAAGGCGATAAAAGAAAAACAAAACTTATTAAAAGATATCGAGGTAAAGGAAAATTTGCTGCTACATTCGTTGCATCATCACAAAGAAACTCTAATATCAGTTAACAATTTATCATTATATTATGGAGAAAAACAGATATTAAGTGGTGTAAATTTCGAGATAAAACAAGGCGACATAGCAGCCATATATGGTTGCAATGGCTGTGGAAAATCAACACTAATTAAAATTTTACTAGGGATCAATCATAATTACACGGGAGAAGTAAAATTAGCAAGTAATTTAAAACTATCATATATACCTCAAGATACTTCTGATTTAATAGGAAATTTAAATGAGTATATTCAAAAACAAGATATTGATGAAACTTTGTTTAAAACAATTCTTAGAAAATTAGATTTTTCAATAGAATTATTTGAAATGGACATGAAAAATTATAGTAATGGACAAAAAAAGAAAGTATTGATTGCTGCAAGTTTGTCAAAACCAGCTCATTTGTTTATTTGGGATGAGCCAATTAATTATATAGATGT
- the trpA gene encoding tryptophan synthase subunit alpha, with protein MSEKNLDKKIIDIFREKEKVNIGYIVAGYPSVDFTKQFLQNLDNTALDMLEVGIPYSDPIADGKLISQASFLASEAGVTTDTVFDLLTEIKNDISKPLIFLIYYNLIFAYGIDEFIKKCCEANVKGIIIPDLPYEEAFEMSEKLRENNIALIPLVSVTSGNRMKKIISQGDGFIYAIGSLGVTGSKQVDLPRLESFINEIREVSDLPVSLGFGIKNNDNVNTMRKYADGVIVGTSIVEFLEKNDVNYLIQKINELFK; from the coding sequence ATGAGTGAAAAAAATTTAGATAAGAAAATTATTGATATTTTTAGAGAAAAAGAAAAAGTAAACATTGGTTATATTGTCGCAGGATACCCAAGCGTTGATTTTACAAAACAATTTTTACAAAATTTGGATAATACGGCTCTTGATATGCTAGAAGTCGGTATCCCCTACTCTGATCCCATAGCTGACGGAAAATTGATTTCACAAGCTTCATTTCTCGCTTCAGAAGCTGGAGTTACTACCGATACCGTATTTGATTTACTAACAGAAATAAAAAACGATATTTCAAAACCTTTAATTTTTTTAATTTATTACAACTTAATATTTGCTTATGGAATTGATGAATTTATCAAAAAATGCTGTGAAGCTAATGTTAAAGGAATAATCATTCCAGACTTACCTTACGAGGAAGCCTTTGAAATGTCAGAAAAACTACGAGAAAACAATATCGCTCTTATCCCTCTTGTAAGCGTTACTTCTGGAAATAGAATGAAAAAAATTATCTCTCAAGGTGACGGCTTCATTTACGCAATCGGTTCTCTTGGAGTTACAGGTTCAAAACAAGTTGATTTACCACGTTTAGAATCTTTTATTAATGAAATTAGAGAAGTTTCAGACTTGCCAGTTTCATTAGGTTTTGGAATAAAAAATAACGATAACGTGAATACGATGAGAAAATATGCGGATGGAGTGATTGTAGGAACGAGTATTGTTGAATTTTTAGAGAAAAATGATGTAAATTATTTGATTCAGAAAATTAATGAACTTTTTAAATAA
- the trpB gene encoding tryptophan synthase subunit beta — MENKHFNEKAYFGQFGGQFVPETAMFALSELEAEYEKLKNDKEFFEEFDDLLKNYVGRETPLYYAKNLSEHYNHDIYLKREDLNHTGAHKINNALGQVLLAKKMGKKKVIAETGAGQHGVATATAAALLGLECDVYMGAVDIERQKLNVFRMELLGARVISIEDGLKTLKEATTAAIQSWVAEIETVFYVIGSVVGPHPYPTIVRDFQSIIGYETKAQLDEMGKHADHVIACVGGGSNAIGIFSAFLEDNSTKLYGVEAGGYGIDTDMHAATLTLGKPGIIHGMKTYVLQNKYGQISPVHSISAGLDYPGVGPEHSHLFDIKRATYAPITDDEAMKALMLVTRKEGIIPAIESSHALAYLEKLCPVLSKDKRETIVVNVSGRGDKDMHTVFSVLKDKETGGKNGIYELNGGLENE; from the coding sequence ATGGAAAATAAACATTTTAATGAAAAGGCATATTTTGGGCAATTTGGCGGACAATTTGTACCTGAAACTGCGATGTTTGCTCTGTCAGAACTGGAAGCCGAATATGAAAAGCTAAAAAATGACAAGGAATTTTTTGAAGAATTTGATGATTTGCTAAAGAATTATGTTGGGCGTGAAACTCCGCTTTATTATGCAAAAAATTTGAGTGAACATTATAACCACGATATTTACTTGAAAAGAGAAGACTTGAACCATACTGGCGCTCATAAAATTAATAATGCGCTTGGACAGGTTTTACTTGCTAAAAAAATGGGAAAGAAAAAAGTTATTGCTGAAACTGGGGCTGGACAGCACGGAGTTGCTACTGCTACTGCCGCCGCTCTATTAGGATTAGAATGTGATGTTTACATGGGGGCTGTTGATATTGAACGGCAAAAGTTAAATGTTTTTAGAATGGAGCTTTTGGGTGCGAGAGTTATTTCGATTGAAGACGGGCTTAAAACCTTAAAGGAAGCGACAACTGCGGCTATTCAGTCTTGGGTTGCAGAGATAGAAACTGTATTTTATGTAATCGGATCTGTTGTAGGTCCTCATCCATATCCGACTATCGTGCGTGATTTTCAGTCAATTATCGGTTATGAAACAAAGGCTCAGCTTGATGAAATGGGAAAACATGCTGATCACGTGATTGCCTGTGTTGGTGGCGGAAGTAATGCTATTGGTATTTTTAGTGCATTTTTAGAAGATAACTCAACAAAACTTTATGGAGTCGAAGCTGGAGGATACGGAATTGACACAGATATGCACGCTGCCACGTTGACACTTGGAAAACCTGGAATTATTCATGGAATGAAAACTTATGTTCTTCAAAACAAATATGGACAAATAAGTCCAGTTCATTCAATTTCGGCTGGACTTGACTATCCAGGAGTAGGTCCTGAACATTCACATTTATTTGATATAAAAAGAGCAACTTACGCACCAATTACTGATGATGAGGCAATGAAGGCACTAATGCTTGTTACAAGAAAAGAAGGTATTATTCCAGCAATTGAGAGTTCCCACGCATTAGCTTATCTTGAAAAATTATGTCCTGTACTTTCTAAAGACAAGAGAGAAACTATCGTTGTAAACGTTTCTGGACGTGGAGATAAAGATATGCATACTGTTTTTTCTGTGTTAAAAGACAAGGAAACTGGCGGAAAAAATGGAATTTATGAGTTAAATGGAGGTTTAGAAAATGAGTGA
- a CDS encoding phosphoribosylanthranilate isomerase: MEGKKLEKKENNVATDDFTENTTKLKVCGIRSITEINELKTLDIDYFGCIFAESQRQVDSELAAKITRIAHRHGKRTVGVFVNAMIENIVKIVEETDIDIVQLHGDESVEYCMELTQKLEKLYEKNCFRKRKNFPAKTKLWKVFGVTDELPNIADYKPYIEYPLFDAKGENRGGNGIVFDWDILKKLEKHSFVLAGGLSIENIQKALDYKPAILDINSKVEVNNRKNKKLVENIVNLVKKK; the protein is encoded by the coding sequence ATGGAAGGAAAAAAATTGGAGAAAAAAGAAAATAATGTGGCAACTGATGATTTCACAGAAAATACTACTAAATTAAAGGTTTGTGGAATTAGAAGCATTACTGAAATTAATGAATTGAAAACTTTGGATATTGACTATTTCGGATGTATTTTTGCAGAAAGTCAAAGGCAAGTGGATAGCGAACTTGCGGCTAAAATTACACGGATTGCACACAGGCATGGGAAAAGAACTGTTGGAGTGTTTGTAAATGCAATGATTGAGAATATTGTAAAGATTGTGGAAGAAACAGATATTGATATTGTGCAGCTACATGGAGATGAATCAGTGGAATATTGCATGGAACTTACTCAAAAATTAGAAAAATTGTATGAGAAAAATTGTTTTAGAAAACGTAAAAATTTCCCTGCTAAAACGAAGCTTTGGAAAGTTTTTGGCGTAACTGATGAACTTCCGAATATTGCTGACTACAAGCCATATATTGAATATCCTCTATTTGATGCGAAGGGAGAAAATCGTGGAGGAAATGGAATTGTCTTTGATTGGGATATTTTGAAAAAATTGGAGAAGCATTCGTTTGTGCTGGCTGGAGGGTTGTCGATTGAGAATATTCAGAAAGCACTTGATTACAAGCCTGCCATTTTGGATATAAACAGCAAAGTTGAAGTTAATAATAGAAAAAATAAAAAATTAGTTGAAAATATTGTAAATTTGGTAAAAAAGAAATAA
- a CDS encoding indole-3-glycerol phosphate synthase TrpC, which produces MKFSYQIFKNKRRNMDILEKIKIKRDIQLEDELKSFKQPSLKKALNQKGIQIIGEIKRASPSKRKIAKDDFDLLKQAQSYVDKGVSAFSILTEKEYFKGENDFIKIVRQKFPEIPILRKDFIYTPFQVAHAKFLGASAILLIVRMLDDKTLLELHKLAQDLEMDVLVETHDEEEIRRALKIPNLEILGINNRNLNTFEVDIRTTEKLINEIPSDVLNNLTIVSESGFLSKEDVEYAEKLNVDGLLIGEALMKGLL; this is translated from the coding sequence ATGAAATTTTCATACCAAATATTTAAAAACAAAAGGAGAAATATGGATATTTTAGAAAAAATAAAAATAAAAAGAGATATACAGCTTGAAGACGAATTAAAGTCTTTTAAGCAACCGTCTTTAAAAAAGGCACTTAATCAAAAGGGGATTCAGATTATTGGGGAAATTAAGAGAGCTTCCCCATCGAAGCGAAAAATTGCGAAAGATGATTTTGATTTGTTAAAACAGGCACAAAGTTATGTGGATAAAGGAGTTTCCGCTTTTTCGATATTGACGGAAAAGGAATATTTTAAAGGGGAGAATGATTTTATAAAAATTGTAAGGCAAAAATTTCCAGAAATTCCAATTTTGAGAAAAGATTTTATTTATACTCCGTTTCAAGTGGCTCATGCTAAGTTTTTGGGGGCTTCGGCAATTTTGCTGATTGTGAGAATGCTGGATGATAAGACGCTTTTGGAACTTCATAAGCTGGCACAGGATTTGGAAATGGATGTTTTGGTGGAAACTCATGACGAAGAGGAAATAAGAAGAGCTTTGAAGATTCCAAATTTGGAAATTTTGGGGATAAATAACCGAAATTTGAATACTTTTGAAGTTGATATTAGAACTACGGAAAAACTGATAAATGAAATTCCAAGCGATGTTTTGAACAATTTGACTATTGTAAGTGAAAGTGGATTTTTGTCAAAAGAAGATGTAGAGTATGCAGAAAAATTGAACGTGGATGGACTGCTAATTGGGGAGGCACTTATGAAAGGGCTTCTTTAA
- a CDS encoding DUF3791 domain-containing protein, with product MSKEMNFFIYLLEKYADKKNKNASDILKEWDKLNITQLIYDMYEKYHTETLENAFEDIDKILESKRN from the coding sequence ATGTCTAAAGAAATGAATTTTTTTATATATTTATTGGAAAAGTATGCAGATAAAAAAAATAAAAATGCGAGTGATATTTTAAAAGAATGGGATAAACTTAATATAACGCAATTAATATACGATATGTATGAAAAATATCATACGGAAACTTTAGAAAACGCATTTGAAGATATTGATAAAATTTTAGAAAGTAAAAGAAATTGA
- a CDS encoding DUF3990 domain-containing protein, which translates to MKLYHGSNVNVKNPRIITNTRLLDFGYGFYLTSDFKQAKKWAKLTQKRRQQGIATVSVYEISKEQLKNLKVLYFESANREWLKFVTQNRSNNIINNENWDIIIGPVANDNTMPVINLYLNGIYDENEALKRLLPQNLKDQYTFKTEKALKYLKFLEVEL; encoded by the coding sequence GTGAAATTGTATCATGGAAGTAATGTCAACGTAAAAAATCCTAGAATTATCACAAATACTAGGCTCTTAGATTTTGGATATGGTTTTTATCTAACTTCGGATTTTAAACAGGCTAAAAAATGGGCAAAGCTGACTCAAAAACGGAGACAACAAGGAATTGCAACAGTTTCCGTGTATGAAATAAGCAAGGAGCAATTAAAGAATTTGAAAGTTTTATATTTTGAATCAGCCAATAGAGAATGGCTTAAATTTGTTACTCAAAATAGAAGCAATAATATAATAAATAATGAAAATTGGGATATTATAATAGGACCTGTTGCAAACGATAATACAATGCCTGTTATCAATCTCTATTTAAATGGAATCTACGATGAAAACGAGGCTTTAAAAAGACTTTTACCTCAAAATCTTAAAGACCAGTATACATTTAAAACAGAAAAGGCTCTTAAATATTTAAAATTTTTGGAGGTGGAATTATGA
- a CDS encoding DUF5301 domain-containing protein translates to MSFIKIIQSKFLILITLILAILGFFLYNTSTRKINFNPEKIARIEVFSKERKIKDINSPNKIDDIVKILQQLRSRTESVNDFPNLEKYYLLKTEKLNVYIYENDKKYYVEVPYNAIYLLNTIQYNKLLEIVK, encoded by the coding sequence ATGAGTTTTATAAAAATTATACAAAGTAAGTTTTTGATTTTAATAACTTTAATATTGGCTATTTTAGGATTTTTTCTTTATAATACTAGTACAAGAAAAATCAATTTTAATCCCGAAAAAATTGCTAGAATAGAAGTTTTTAGCAAAGAGAGAAAAATTAAAGATATAAATTCTCCTAATAAAATAGATGACATTGTAAAAATATTGCAACAATTGAGAAGTAGAACAGAATCTGTAAATGATTTTCCAAATCTAGAAAAATATTATTTGTTAAAAACAGAAAAACTAAATGTTTATATTTATGAGAATGATAAAAAATATTATGTAGAAGTTCCGTATAATGCTATTTATCTACTAAACACAATTCAATATAATAAATTGTTGGAAATAGTGAAATAA
- the trpD gene encoding anthranilate phosphoribosyltransferase, giving the protein MILMIDNYDSFVFNVEQYLKEMTDDEVITVRNDAITIDDIKKMNPSKIIFSPGPKHPKDSGICLEILNNTDELGNILILGICLGHQAIGMNFGGKIKRLENPLHGKTSEITVLSENSVLFKNLPKKFKVMRYHSLYVDDIPEDLEVTAKSEDGIAMAVEHKSKNIFGIQFHPESFFTEYGKNMIRNFLNIEVSETLQNNKNFKKKGNFIDMNKYLKKLQENIALTDTDFREICKIIDSKNYDIVQLGALLVLISEKSLYPESLTAFVKNILEYSTTFEDDSDMIDVCGTGGDGFKTINISTAVAFILGAMGVNVAKHGNRAISSKSGSSDVLDKLGVPLENSLANQIEKLHVKNLAFFHAPFFHKLVGEVREVRGRLGIRTVFNILGPLLHPNTKLKYQLVGLYHEPVHRLYAKTLQLLGRKHALAVRGNDGLDEITICDDTKIIEVKGEQILEYTISPESFGFKRAFHSEIEGGTPEENAEILIKILKGEEKSAKFDIVVLNAMFALYTADVVDHPAKAKDMVLEAIESGKVYEFYKNYTK; this is encoded by the coding sequence ATGATTTTAATGATTGACAATTATGATTCGTTTGTATTTAATGTTGAGCAGTATTTGAAGGAAATGACTGATGATGAAGTTATTACTGTTAGAAATGACGCAATTACGATTGATGATATAAAAAAAATGAATCCTAGTAAAATAATTTTTTCTCCAGGTCCAAAACATCCAAAGGACAGCGGAATTTGCCTAGAAATTTTAAATAATACTGATGAACTGGGGAATATTCTAATTTTAGGAATTTGTCTTGGGCATCAGGCAATTGGAATGAATTTTGGCGGAAAAATAAAAAGGCTTGAAAATCCGTTGCATGGTAAAACTTCAGAAATTACAGTTTTATCCGAGAATTCTGTATTATTTAAAAACTTGCCAAAAAAATTTAAAGTTATGAGATATCATTCGCTTTATGTTGACGATATTCCAGAAGATCTTGAAGTTACGGCAAAGTCTGAGGATGGGATTGCGATGGCTGTGGAACACAAAAGTAAAAATATTTTTGGAATACAGTTTCATCCAGAATCATTTTTTACTGAATATGGAAAAAATATGATAAGAAATTTCTTGAATATTGAAGTTTCAGAAACTTTGCAAAATAATAAAAATTTTAAAAAGAAAGGAAACTTTATAGATATGAATAAATATTTAAAAAAATTACAGGAAAATATTGCATTGACAGATACTGATTTTCGTGAAATCTGTAAAATTATTGACAGTAAAAATTATGACATTGTACAGCTTGGAGCCTTGCTTGTACTAATTTCGGAAAAAAGCCTTTATCCTGAATCGCTTACAGCATTTGTAAAAAATATTCTGGAATACAGCACAACTTTTGAAGATGATTCTGATATGATTGATGTTTGCGGAACTGGTGGCGATGGATTCAAGACAATAAATATTTCTACGGCAGTTGCATTTATTCTAGGAGCAATGGGAGTAAATGTCGCAAAACATGGAAATCGTGCAATCTCGAGTAAAAGTGGAAGCAGTGATGTACTTGATAAACTAGGAGTACCTCTTGAAAATTCGCTTGCAAATCAAATTGAAAAACTGCACGTAAAAAATCTTGCTTTCTTTCATGCCCCATTCTTCCACAAATTAGTTGGAGAAGTACGAGAAGTTAGAGGCCGTCTTGGAATCAGAACTGTCTTTAACATTTTAGGTCCACTGCTTCACCCAAACACAAAATTAAAATACCAATTGGTTGGACTTTACCACGAGCCTGTACACAGATTGTACGCTAAAACATTACAATTACTGGGAAGAAAGCATGCATTAGCTGTTCGAGGAAATGATGGGCTTGATGAAATAACAATTTGTGATGACACTAAAATTATTGAAGTAAAAGGTGAACAAATTCTCGAATATACAATCTCGCCTGAAAGTTTTGGCTTTAAGCGGGCTTTCCATTCTGAAATTGAAGGCGGAACTCCAGAGGAAAATGCTGAAATTTTGATAAAAATCTTAAAAGGCGAAGAAAAATCCGCAAAATTTGATATTGTCGTATTGAATGCAATGTTTGCACTTTATACTGCAGATGTGGTGGATCACCCTGCGAAAGCAAAGGATATGGTTTTGGAAGCGATTGAAAGTGGGAAGGTTTATGAGTTTTATAAAAATTATACAAAGTAA
- a CDS encoding anthranilate synthase component I family protein, protein MLINKPIYYYSIIRKKFSNSYFAEDERQVIIGIDCEYFDSNEYSYDSLKKIYNSFVKQKRLSPFAGLFGTFAYESIHFFEKIAKIEKEQFKFPKFIFANAKAYLHYSKTSKEFSFYGDEEKYFNLLNDEISEKFNDSDLFYDIKTDFEEEKLHYYEIIEKAKEYIKAGDIFQVVLSEQLKLTSNMDSLDFYEKLSKANPSPYMYHFPTKYGDIVGSSPEILVDISSDNIYIAPIAGTRPRGKDANEDAFLANDLLNDEKECAEHRMLVDLARNDIGKFAESGSVVVKNLMHIKNYEHVMHIVTDVYGKKRKDVSIFEVIAQALPAGTLSGSPKIRAMQIISELEKFKRNVYAGGIGFLRFNGDVQLAIIIRTAFFENKNYDLNKVDEVRNVFIQAGAGIVFDSVKEKEYEEICHKRASVLNIFKKFCNEEKNKNDKNENRKNVK, encoded by the coding sequence ATGTTGATAAACAAGCCTATTTATTATTACTCCATTATTAGAAAAAAATTTAGCAATTCCTATTTTGCTGAAGATGAAAGACAAGTTATTATTGGGATTGACTGTGAATATTTTGATTCTAATGAATACAGTTATGACTCATTAAAAAAAATATACAATTCTTTTGTAAAACAGAAAAGACTTTCCCCTTTTGCAGGGCTTTTTGGAACATTTGCTTATGAGTCGATACATTTTTTTGAAAAAATTGCAAAAATTGAAAAAGAGCAGTTTAAATTTCCGAAGTTTATTTTTGCCAATGCAAAGGCATATTTACACTACTCTAAAACTAGCAAAGAATTTTCATTTTACGGAGATGAAGAAAAATATTTTAATTTGTTAAATGATGAAATTTCTGAAAAATTTAATGATTCTGATTTATTTTATGATATAAAAACAGATTTTGAAGAGGAAAAATTACATTATTATGAAATTATTGAAAAAGCGAAGGAATACATCAAGGCTGGGGATATTTTTCAAGTTGTTCTAAGCGAGCAGTTAAAACTTACGTCAAATATGGATTCTCTTGATTTTTATGAAAAATTATCAAAGGCAAATCCGAGTCCGTATATGTACCATTTTCCTACAAAATATGGAGATATAGTTGGTTCTAGCCCTGAAATACTGGTTGATATTTCATCGGATAATATTTATATTGCTCCTATCGCTGGAACTCGTCCAAGAGGAAAAGATGCCAACGAAGATGCATTTTTAGCAAACGACTTATTAAATGATGAAAAGGAATGTGCTGAACATCGGATGCTTGTTGACTTGGCTCGAAATGATATTGGGAAATTTGCGGAAAGTGGCTCAGTCGTTGTAAAAAATCTTATGCATATTAAGAATTATGAGCATGTAATGCACATTGTAACTGATGTTTATGGGAAAAAGCGAAAAGATGTGTCGATATTTGAAGTTATTGCTCAGGCTCTTCCAGCGGGAACACTTTCTGGATCGCCAAAAATTCGTGCTATGCAAATTATTTCAGAACTGGAGAAATTTAAAAGAAATGTTTATGCTGGCGGAATTGGATTTTTGAGATTTAATGGAGATGTTCAGCTTGCGATTATTATTCGTACTGCATTTTTTGAAAATAAAAATTACGACTTGAATAAAGTTGATGAAGTTCGAAATGTATTTATTCAGGCTGGAGCAGGAATTGTCTTTGATTCTGTGAAAGAAAAAGAATATGAGGAAATTTGCCATAAAAGAGCATCTGTTCTAAACATTTTTAAAAAATTCTGTAATGAAGAAAAAAATAAAAATGATAAAAATGAAAATAGAAAGAATGTGAAATAA
- the celB gene encoding PTS cellobiose transporter subunit IIC, producing MPVAVKVANQRHLAAIKDGMVITLPFIIVGSVFLILGNLPIPALANFYTNNATGQVIARWLSYPVDVTFNLLGFIACIGISYKLAQYYKLDEVSGVILSLLSFFLVTPFTFMIEKTGESINGIIPLSRLGSQGLFVAIIMSIFTIEIFNFIVKKNIIIKMPDSVPPSVAKSFAALIPGCVVILLSLVIRIGFEVSPFDNIHEVAKVLLTGPITAVGASFPGMVILSLMNNLLWSCGIHGSNLITGGIASPALLALADQNRAAFVARQPIPNVVTGPFFDVFHNTGGSGATFALAIMLLFLSKSQQLKEIGKLAIAPAFFNINEPILFGLPIVMNPILIIPFILAPLISSSVTYWAMYFGLVAKTAGIVIPWTTPPFLAGFLATGGHISGLLMQVVNFFITAAIYYPFFKLWDKRKLDEENGLINTD from the coding sequence ATGCCAGTTGCTGTAAAAGTGGCTAATCAGAGACACTTGGCAGCAATAAAAGATGGAATGGTTATTACATTGCCATTCATTATTGTAGGATCTGTATTTTTGATTTTGGGAAACCTGCCAATACCAGCACTAGCTAATTTTTATACAAATAATGCAACTGGACAAGTTATTGCAAGATGGCTCTCTTACCCTGTTGATGTAACATTTAATTTATTAGGATTTATTGCATGTATCGGTATTTCGTACAAATTAGCTCAATATTACAAACTTGATGAAGTTTCTGGAGTTATTTTATCACTGCTTTCATTTTTCCTTGTAACTCCATTTACTTTTATGATTGAAAAAACTGGCGAATCTATAAATGGTATTATTCCTCTAAGCCGATTAGGAAGCCAAGGATTGTTTGTCGCAATTATTATGTCTATTTTCACTATTGAGATTTTTAACTTTATTGTCAAGAAAAATATCATTATTAAAATGCCTGATTCAGTTCCGCCTTCAGTAGCAAAATCATTTGCGGCATTAATTCCAGGATGTGTTGTGATTCTTCTTTCACTAGTTATCCGTATCGGATTTGAAGTATCACCATTTGATAATATTCACGAAGTTGCAAAAGTTTTATTGACTGGACCTATAACAGCTGTTGGTGCTTCTTTCCCAGGAATGGTTATTTTATCATTGATGAACAACTTATTATGGTCATGTGGAATTCATGGTTCAAACCTTATCACTGGTGGTATTGCAAGTCCTGCACTTTTAGCTCTAGCTGATCAAAATAGAGCAGCTTTCGTAGCTAGACAACCTATTCCAAATGTAGTAACTGGACCATTCTTTGATGTATTCCATAATACAGGTGGTTCTGGAGCAACTTTTGCACTGGCAATAATGCTGTTATTCCTTTCAAAGAGTCAACAACTTAAAGAAATTGGAAAATTGGCAATTGCACCCGCATTTTTCAATATTAATGAGCCAATATTATTTGGATTACCAATAGTTATGAATCCTATCTTAATTATTCCATTTATTTTAGCGCCATTAATTTCATCATCAGTTACTTACTGGGCTATGTATTTTGGATTAGTGGCAAAAACAGCTGGAATTGTCATCCCTTGGACTACTCCTCCATTTCTTGCTGGTTTCTTGGCAACAGGTGGACATATAAGCGGACTACTTATGCAAGTAGTGAACTTCTTTATAACAGCAGCTATTTACTATCCATTTTTTAAATTATGGGATAAGAGAAAACTTGATGAAGAAAATGGGTTAATAAATACTGACTAA
- a CDS encoding PTS sugar transporter subunit IIB: MKKILLCCAAGMSTSLLVNKMKAEAQKRGIEAEIWAEPLDKAKEEFAKADVVLLGPQVKYALPEAKKIAEENNINIDVINMVDYGMMNGAKVLDQALNLL, encoded by the coding sequence ATGAAAAAAATCTTATTATGTTGTGCAGCAGGGATGTCTACTAGCTTATTAGTAAACAAAATGAAAGCAGAAGCTCAAAAAAGAGGAATCGAAGCTGAAATTTGGGCAGAACCACTTGATAAAGCAAAAGAAGAATTTGCTAAAGCTGATGTTGTTTTATTAGGGCCACAAGTAAAATATGCTTTACCAGAAGCTAAAAAAATCGCTGAAGAAAATAACATTAACATAGATGTAATTAATATGGTTGATTATGGAATGATGAACGGTGCCAAAGTATTGGATCAGGCATTAAATTTACTTTAA